One Oncorhynchus kisutch isolate 150728-3 linkage group LG11, Okis_V2, whole genome shotgun sequence genomic region harbors:
- the LOC116376118 gene encoding extensin-3-like, with translation MAPTPPHLHHPTSSYISLLHLTLHHPTSHYIPLPHLTLIHLTLHHPTPPHHHPTSSYISLLHLTLHPPTPPYPTPPHPTSPYLTPHHPTLHPPTPPHPTPPHPTSPHPTSPYSTSPYITTPHLTYITPPHPTSPYFTSPYITPPHPTPPHPTSHYIPYPTSPYITPPHATYITPPHPTSPYPTLPYSTSPYLPRLTPHHPTLHPPTPLHPTSPHPTSPYPYPASPYITPIPQRTPPYPTPPNITSPCPTSSHPHIPPPLPHLTLHHPTTPTDPTLPHPTQHHLTITYITPPHHTLHHPIIPP, from the coding sequence ATGGCACCCACCCCACCTCACCTACATCACCCCACCTCATCCTACATCTCCCTACTCCACCTCACCCTACATCACCCCACCTCACACTACATCCCCCTACCCCACCTCACCCTAATCCACCTCACCCTACatcaccccaccccacctcaccATCACCCCACCTCATCCTACATCTCCCTACTCCACCTCACCCTACATCCCCCTACCCCACCTTACCCTACCCCGCCTCACCCTACATCACCCTACCTCACCCCACATCACCCCACCCTACATCCCCCTACCCCACCTCACCCTACTCCACCTCACCCTACatcaccccaccccacctcacccTACTCCACCTCACCCTACATCACCACACCCCACCTCACCTACATCACCCCACCTCATCCTACATCTCCCTACTTCACCTCACCCTACATCACCCCACCTCACCCTACTCCACCTCACCCCACCTCACACTACATCCCCTACCCCACCTCACCCTACATCACCCCACCCCACGCCACCTACATCACCCCACCTCACCCTACATCCCCCTACCCCACCTTACCCTACTCCACCTCACCCTACCTACCCCGCCTCACCCCACATCACCCCACCCTACATCCCCCTACCCCACTTCACCCTACATCACCCCACCCTACAtccccctacccctaccccgCCTCACCGTACATCACCCCAATACCCCAACGGACCCCACCCTACCCCACCCCACCCAACATCACCTCACCATGCCCTACATCATCCCATCCCCATATCCCACCTCCCCTACCCCACCTCACCCTACATCACCCCACTACCCCAACGGACCCCACCCTACCCCACCCCACCCAACATCACCTCACCATAACCTACATCACGCCACCTCACCATACCTTACATCATCCCATCATCCCACCCTAG